A single window of Candidatus Binataceae bacterium DNA harbors:
- a CDS encoding DNA-3-methyladenine glycosylase, with translation MKKAKKTKEAAHTPPWALEAVAHLQKTDPVMARIILEAGPVQITRRPENFQALVRAIIFQQLAGSAALAIFNRFVAMIGGGRFPSADKVAAASDEDLRKAGLSRGKMAYIRDLAAKVRDGRINFRRFPKLDDEEIIAELTAVRGIGRWTAEMFLMFNLWRPDVLAVGDLGLRSAATRHYGANVPITEKGLRELGERWRPYRTAAAWYLWQSGRIVTPDAVQMKATVARSKKLPAKPPAARRGRLAAARSSKTK, from the coding sequence GTGAAAAAAGCGAAAAAAACCAAAGAAGCCGCCCATACGCCGCCCTGGGCGCTGGAGGCGGTTGCCCATCTGCAAAAAACCGATCCGGTGATGGCCCGGATCATTCTCGAGGCCGGGCCCGTGCAAATCACGCGGCGTCCCGAGAATTTCCAGGCTCTCGTGCGCGCGATTATTTTCCAGCAGCTCGCCGGCAGCGCCGCCCTCGCGATCTTTAATCGCTTCGTCGCGATGATCGGCGGCGGACGTTTCCCCTCCGCCGATAAAGTCGCCGCAGCCTCCGACGAAGATCTGCGCAAGGCCGGCTTGTCGCGCGGCAAGATGGCTTACATCCGCGACCTTGCCGCTAAGGTCCGCGATGGTCGGATCAATTTCCGCCGCTTCCCCAAATTGGACGACGAGGAGATCATCGCAGAGCTGACCGCAGTGCGTGGAATCGGGCGCTGGACCGCCGAGATGTTTCTGATGTTCAACCTCTGGCGGCCCGACGTCCTGGCGGTCGGCGATCTCGGCTTGCGCAGCGCCGCGACGCGCCACTACGGCGCAAACGTGCCGATTACGGAAAAAGGGTTGCGTGAGCTGGGGGAGCGCTGGCGTCCCTATCGCACGGCCGCGGCGTGGTATCTTTGGCAGAGCGGCCGCATTGTGACGCCCGACGCGGTCCAGATGAAAGCCACTGTGGCGCGAAGCAAAAAACTGCCGGCCAAGCCTCCAGCCGCGAGGCGCGGCCGGCTCGCGGCGGCAAGATCGTCCAAAACCAAATGA